One part of the Chlamydiota bacterium genome encodes these proteins:
- the pstC gene encoding phosphate ABC transporter permease subunit PstC translates to MHRRVRVRTDRIAASAMRLCAAGTVLLVVVIVCALLLKSAPVLARHSIWTLLGSSSWQPLRGEFGFFPFLLGTLWVTGTAVLLAVPLSLFTAIYLSEYAPAAVRRLAAPLVDLLAGIPSVIYGIWGVLAVVPLVRDRVAPLFGVSSSGYCVLAGGVVLAIMILPVIIHVAAEVFGAVPRGMREASLALGATQWQTVTRVVLRKAMPGVIAAVVLGVSRAFGETMAVLMVAGNVAVSPRSIFDPAYPLPALIANNYGEMLSVPLYDAAMMLAALLLLAVVVAFNAVSRCVLARIERGMR, encoded by the coding sequence ATGCACCGGCGGGTGAGGGTTCGGACAGATCGGATCGCGGCGTCCGCGATGCGGCTCTGCGCGGCGGGCACCGTGCTGCTCGTCGTCGTCATCGTGTGCGCCCTCCTCCTGAAATCGGCCCCGGTCCTGGCCCGTCATTCGATCTGGACGCTGCTCGGGTCGAGCTCCTGGCAGCCGCTCCGGGGGGAGTTCGGCTTTTTTCCGTTTCTGCTCGGGACGCTCTGGGTCACCGGCACCGCCGTGCTCCTCGCGGTCCCGCTCTCCCTCTTCACCGCCATCTACCTCTCCGAGTACGCGCCCGCCGCCGTGCGGCGGCTGGCCGCCCCGCTGGTGGACCTCCTCGCCGGCATCCCCTCGGTCATCTACGGGATATGGGGGGTGCTGGCGGTCGTCCCGTTGGTGCGGGACCGCGTCGCCCCGCTGTTCGGCGTCTCGTCGAGCGGCTACTGCGTCCTGGCGGGCGGCGTCGTGCTCGCGATCATGATCCTCCCGGTGATCATCCACGTGGCCGCGGAGGTCTTCGGGGCCGTGCCCCGGGGGATGCGGGAGGCGTCGCTCGCCCTCGGCGCCACGCAATGGCAGACGGTCACCCGTGTCGTGCTGCGCAAGGCGATGCCGGGCGTCATCGCGGCGGTCGTGTTGGGGGTCTCGCGGGCGTTCGGGGAGACGATGGCGGTGTTGATGGTCGCGGGGAACGTCGCCGTGTCGCCGCGTTCGATCTTCGATCCGGCGTACCCGCTTCCGGCCCTGATCGCCAACAACTACGGGGAGATGCTCTCGGTGCCGCTCTACGACGCCGCCATGATGCTCGCGGCGCTCCTCCTCCTGGCCGTCGTGGTCGCGTTCAACGCGGTCTCGCGCTGCGTGCTGGCGCGGATCGAACGGGGGATGCGGTAG
- a CDS encoding Rrf2 family transcriptional regulator, with product MTMLSLHHGRGLLRAREIAARQAIPERFLERILLDLKKAGILLSVRGRNGGYALARPPRLITLARVIRIIDGPLAPIGCASDWARLECPAQAGCGLYRVMRRVRNAIAGILEKTTFADIRATARRPSAGRGGTVGRGCAG from the coding sequence ATGACGATGCTCTCCCTCCACCACGGAAGGGGCCTGCTCAGGGCGCGCGAGATCGCCGCGCGGCAGGCGATCCCGGAGAGGTTCCTCGAGCGGATCCTCCTCGACCTGAAGAAGGCGGGGATCCTCCTGAGCGTGCGCGGGAGAAACGGGGGGTACGCCCTGGCGCGGCCGCCGCGCCTGATCACGCTCGCGCGGGTGATCCGGATCATCGACGGGCCGCTGGCGCCGATCGGCTGCGCGAGCGACTGGGCGCGCCTGGAATGCCCCGCCCAGGCGGGGTGCGGTCTCTACCGGGTGATGCGGAGGGTGCGGAACGCCATCGCGGGGATACTGGAGAAGACGACGTTCGCCGACATCCGCGCCACGGCGCGGCGCCCCTCCGCGGGGAGGGGCGGAACGGTTGGAAGGGGGTGCGCGGGATGA
- a CDS encoding ATP-binding cassette domain-containing protein: MIEIRGIVKTYRMGAQEVRAVRGVSLDIQAGDFVAIMGPSGSGKSTLLHIIGCLDRPDEGSYRAGGMDLTRLGDDELAAARNRLFGFVFQQFHLLPYADARENVELPLIYAGRRHLRESAQDRLREVGLAARAVHRPSELSGGEQQRVAIARALVNDPPILLADEPTGNLDTASEAEIIAVLERLNREGKTIVVVTHEAEIAAHAARIIRMRDGAVVSDERVRGTGRPLRAEPEEAPGDLHAPGEGAVIADHLRQALRAILTHPMRSALSMLGILIGVAAVIAMLALGGGARESIRQRLASMGSNLLRVRAGSHRRGAVALEAGSVTRLNFKDLEDIARLPDIRRISPSVTGRAQAVYGNRNWNTQVEGTGVEYEGIRASSPTAGRFFTEDDVRGRRKVALVGATVARELFGDSSPVGSIIKLNRVNFQVIGLLPEKGAMGPRDQDDTVIVPVTTAMYRLLGKDYLDSLYVEVAEASRMHAVEDEIKARIVKNHRLSKENEDSFEIRNMAEMQEALESTTKTMTWLLGSIAAISLLVGGIGIMNIMLVSVTERTREIGLRKALGARYADIMYQFLIESVVMTVSGGAAGVALGIGASMLITVLAGWAVKVSAASIALATLFSIVVGLVFGVWPARRAASLNPIEALRYE; the protein is encoded by the coding sequence ATGATCGAGATCCGGGGGATCGTCAAGACCTACCGGATGGGGGCGCAGGAGGTGCGCGCCGTGCGGGGGGTGTCGCTTGACATCCAGGCCGGCGATTTCGTCGCGATCATGGGCCCCTCAGGCTCCGGGAAGTCCACCCTCCTCCACATCATCGGATGTCTGGACAGGCCCGACGAGGGCTCGTACCGCGCGGGCGGGATGGATCTCACCCGCCTCGGCGACGATGAGCTCGCGGCGGCGCGGAACCGCCTCTTCGGCTTCGTCTTCCAGCAGTTCCACCTCCTCCCCTATGCCGACGCGCGGGAGAACGTCGAGCTGCCGCTCATCTACGCGGGCAGGCGCCATCTGCGGGAGTCCGCGCAGGACCGCCTGCGCGAGGTCGGCCTCGCGGCGCGCGCCGTCCACCGGCCGTCAGAGCTCTCGGGCGGGGAGCAGCAGCGGGTGGCGATCGCGCGGGCGCTGGTCAACGATCCCCCGATCCTCCTCGCCGACGAGCCGACCGGGAACCTGGACACGGCGAGCGAGGCGGAGATCATCGCGGTGCTCGAGCGGCTCAACCGGGAGGGGAAGACGATCGTGGTCGTGACGCACGAGGCGGAGATCGCCGCCCACGCCGCCAGGATCATCAGGATGCGGGACGGCGCGGTCGTCTCCGACGAGCGGGTGCGCGGGACAGGCCGGCCGCTCCGCGCCGAACCGGAAGAGGCGCCCGGAGACCTGCACGCCCCCGGGGAGGGGGCGGTCATCGCGGACCATCTCCGCCAGGCGCTCCGCGCGATCCTCACGCACCCGATGCGCTCCGCCCTCTCGATGCTGGGGATCCTCATCGGGGTCGCGGCGGTGATCGCGATGCTCGCCCTCGGCGGGGGGGCGCGGGAGTCCATCCGCCAGCGCCTTGCCTCGATGGGGTCCAACCTCCTCCGGGTGCGCGCGGGGTCCCACCGTCGCGGGGCGGTGGCGCTCGAGGCCGGCTCCGTGACCCGCCTCAACTTCAAGGATCTGGAGGATATCGCGCGCCTCCCCGACATACGCCGCATCTCCCCGTCGGTCACCGGGCGTGCGCAGGCCGTCTACGGGAACAGGAACTGGAACACGCAGGTCGAGGGGACGGGGGTCGAGTACGAGGGGATCCGGGCCTCCTCCCCGACGGCGGGGCGCTTCTTCACCGAGGACGACGTGCGGGGGCGGAGGAAGGTGGCGCTCGTCGGCGCGACCGTCGCCCGGGAGCTGTTCGGCGACTCCTCCCCGGTGGGGTCGATCATCAAGCTGAACCGGGTGAACTTCCAGGTGATCGGCCTCCTGCCGGAGAAGGGGGCGATGGGCCCCCGCGACCAGGACGACACGGTCATCGTGCCGGTCACGACGGCGATGTACCGCCTCCTCGGGAAGGACTACCTCGACTCGCTCTATGTCGAGGTCGCCGAGGCGTCCCGGATGCACGCCGTCGAGGACGAGATCAAGGCGCGCATCGTCAAGAATCACCGGCTGAGCAAGGAGAACGAGGACTCGTTCGAGATCAGGAACATGGCGGAGATGCAGGAGGCGCTGGAGAGCACCACGAAGACGATGACCTGGCTGCTGGGCTCCATCGCGGCGATCTCCCTCCTCGTCGGCGGCATCGGGATCATGAACATCATGCTCGTCTCCGTCACCGAACGGACGCGCGAGATCGGCCTGCGGAAGGCGCTCGGCGCCCGCTACGCGGACATCATGTACCAGTTCCTCATCGAGTCGGTGGTGATGACGGTCAGCGGGGGGGCGGCGGGGGTCGCCCTGGGGATCGGGGCCTCGATGCTGATCACGGTGCTCGCCGGGTGGGCGGTCAAGGTCTCCGCGGCCTCGATCGCCCTGGCGACCCTCTTCTCGATCGTCGTCGGCCTTGTCTTCGGCGTCTGGCCCGCGCGCCGGGCCGCCTCGTTGAACCCGATCGAGGCGCTGCGCTACGAGTGA
- a CDS encoding DUF2490 domain-containing protein, translating to MKRGIVIAGAAAILAVRATVCAGDDWKMWNKYAFKLPLVKKKADLNASFETRFREDIDEFYRYQFYMGPDYHLYPWLTLGWQYGNIQEGEPGEFRTEHRFMHFVTPRFKLRDLGIERHGLGDLACTLENRLDWRIRPHKAHRNSWQYRIYPKISYPIVKRERFQISPFVADAFYFDLADGIAYRQNRIYGGLSFKLLAHLNLDVYYMRLAERAGRGGDWDGGHVIGTGVSYAF from the coding sequence ATGAAACGGGGCATCGTCATCGCCGGGGCGGCGGCGATCCTCGCGGTCCGGGCAACGGTCTGTGCGGGCGACGACTGGAAGATGTGGAACAAGTACGCGTTCAAGCTCCCGCTGGTCAAAAAGAAGGCGGACTTGAACGCGAGCTTCGAGACGCGCTTCCGGGAGGATATCGACGAGTTCTACCGCTACCAGTTCTACATGGGGCCGGATTACCATCTGTACCCCTGGCTCACCCTGGGGTGGCAGTACGGCAACATCCAGGAGGGGGAGCCGGGGGAGTTCCGGACCGAGCACCGCTTCATGCATTTCGTGACCCCGCGATTCAAGCTGCGGGACCTCGGGATCGAGAGGCACGGCCTGGGGGATTTGGCGTGCACGCTCGAGAACCGGCTCGACTGGCGCATCCGGCCGCACAAGGCCCACCGCAACAGCTGGCAGTACCGCATCTATCCGAAGATCTCCTACCCGATCGTGAAGCGGGAGCGGTTCCAGATCTCGCCGTTCGTCGCCGACGCGTTCTACTTCGATCTCGCCGACGGCATCGCGTACCGGCAGAACCGGATCTACGGCGGCCTCTCATTCAAGCTCCTCGCGCACCTGAATCTGGACGTCTACTATATGCGGCTGGCGGAGCGCGCGGGGCGCGGCGGCGACTGGGACGGCGGCCACGTGATCGGCACGGGGGTCTCGTACGCATTCTAG
- a CDS encoding phosphate ABC transporter substrate-binding protein: MRRIAVAAALCLVAGGGTACAAEGAGTVTISGAWALYPMAVRWAEEYRKLHPSVSIDIAAGGAGKGMADALAGAADIGMVSRAIAPAEFAKGAWAVAVTRDAVVPTVNAGNPALRELLRRGVTRERFAALWIAGRPATWGELSGTARPDPVRVYTRSDACGAAQTWAGYLGGTQEALKGVGVYGDPGLAEAVRKDPRGIGYNNVNFAYDAATRKPLAGLRVLPIDLDGDGTIGERERFYDDRDRLVAAIGDGRYPSPPARELYFVCGGRPARETVRAFIRWVLTDGQAYVPEAGYIRLAAETLRGELNKLDGAETSSGERRGG, encoded by the coding sequence ATGAGACGGATCGCTGTAGCCGCCGCGCTGTGCCTGGTTGCGGGCGGCGGCACCGCGTGTGCGGCGGAGGGGGCCGGGACGGTCACGATCTCGGGGGCGTGGGCGCTCTACCCGATGGCGGTGCGGTGGGCGGAGGAGTACCGGAAACTGCATCCGTCCGTCTCCATCGACATCGCCGCCGGCGGCGCGGGGAAGGGGATGGCCGACGCGCTGGCGGGGGCCGCCGACATCGGGATGGTATCGCGGGCGATCGCCCCCGCGGAGTTCGCCAAGGGCGCCTGGGCGGTCGCGGTCACCAGGGACGCGGTGGTGCCCACCGTCAACGCGGGGAACCCGGCGCTGCGGGAGCTGCTCCGACGCGGGGTGACGCGGGAGCGGTTCGCGGCGCTCTGGATTGCCGGGAGACCGGCGACCTGGGGCGAGCTCTCCGGGACCGCGCGGCCCGACCCGGTCCGCGTCTACACCCGTTCCGACGCCTGCGGCGCGGCCCAAACATGGGCCGGCTACCTCGGGGGGACGCAGGAGGCGCTGAAGGGGGTGGGCGTCTACGGCGATCCCGGCCTGGCCGAGGCGGTCCGCAAGGATCCTCGCGGGATCGGCTACAACAACGTCAACTTCGCCTACGACGCCGCGACCCGGAAACCGCTCGCGGGCCTCCGCGTCCTCCCGATCGACCTCGACGGCGACGGGACGATCGGGGAGCGGGAACGGTTCTACGACGACCGGGACCGGCTTGTGGCGGCGATCGGGGACGGCCGCTACCCGTCCCCGCCCGCGCGGGAGCTCTACTTCGTCTGCGGCGGCAGGCCCGCGCGGGAGACGGTGCGCGCATTCATCCGGTGGGTGCTCACCGACGGGCAGGCGTACGTGCCCGAGGCGGGATATATCCGGCTCGCCGCGGAGACGCTGCGGGGGGAGCTGAACAAGCTGGACGGCGCGGAGACGAGTAGCGGCGAAAGGAGAGGCGGATGA